A genomic stretch from Pristis pectinata isolate sPriPec2 chromosome 44, sPriPec2.1.pri, whole genome shotgun sequence includes:
- the LOC127566665 gene encoding NACHT, LRR and PYD domains-containing protein 3-like isoform X1, whose translation MVISTVRDRRLVLVEHELLARGREHEEWRGNHFQRKLEKIQTDQLFQSSFAQSESKSGSSAAVAGVPGIGKTTMVQKIVYDWATGKIYQHFQFVFSFKFRDLNSINCRINLRELILDQYPYFWNVLGEVWKNPEGLLFIFDGLDEFKHRLNFADSRRDTEPQHMCPDPEWWCEVSDIVYSLIQHKLLPGCSVLVTTRPTALHLLEKAEISVWAEILGFVGEERKEYFNRFFEDQTVAAAVFKHVEENEILYTMSYNPSYCWILGLALGPFFTQRHRDPQRVPKTITQLYSCYIYNILRNHGHEIESPRDVLLRVGQMAFTGVSDKKIVFTDGDLIKYNLQPSQFLSGFLMELLEREDCSRSAVYTFPHLTIQEFVAALAQFLAPHPGDILKLLTEAHSTTDGRFEVFLHFVAGLSSPGSARGLEEFLGPFPHQTTCRVIDWVKEEVKRQIGNRWKEGGKRSLLNTLHYLFESQNPGLTQAALGSVDTLSFCGLRLTPIDCAVLSHVIGLCDTINHLDLDCCYVQCEGLQRLGPALHKCRELRLDNNKLGDPGVKLVSAALRDPECKIQRLGLGANSLTHSCTEDLASALSTNRSLTNLDLGGNKLGDSGLKLLSAALRYPDCKIQKLGLGANCLTDSCTEHLVSVLSAIPSLTDLCLRSNALTDQSIPALRHLILTCRSLERICSVTRSEHDAPSVALTNVSDSCNITSQLLYSVP comes from the exons ATGGTCATTTCCACTGTTCGAGATCGGAGACTTGTGCTTGTGGAACACGAGCTGCTGGCAAGAGGCCGAGAACATGAGGAGTGGAGGGGTAATCATTTCCAGAGAAAGCTGGAAAAAATCCAGACTGATCAATTGTTCCAGAGCAGCTTTGCCCAGAGTGAATCCAAATCTGGGAGTTCGGCAGCAGTGGCCGGAGTTCCGGGGATCGGGAAAACAACcatggtgcaaaagattgtttatgactgggccacggggaaaatataccaacacttccagtttgtcttcagCTTCAAATTCCGGGATTTAAACTCCATTAACTGTAGAATAAACCTGAGGGAACTGATTCTGGATCAGTATCCTTACTTTTGGAATGttctgggagaggtctggaagaacCCAGAGGGATTGCTGTTTATattcgatggtttggatgaattcaagcacCGACTCAATTTTGCTGACAGTCGGAGagacacagaacctcagcacatgtgtCCAGACCCCGAGTGGTggtgtgaagtgtctgacattgtgtacagtttaatccagcacaagctgctcccagggtgttcagtgctggtgaccacccgtcccactgcgttacatttattggaaaaggcggagatcagtgtctgggctgaaatcctgggatttgttggtgaggaacggaaggaatatttcaacaggttttttgaagatcagacggtggcagcagctgttttcaaacacgtggaggagaacgagatcctgtacaccatgagctacaacccctcctactgctggatcctgggtctggcactgggccccttcttcacacaaagacacaGGGACCCGCAGCGAGTTCCCAAGACAATCACCCAACTATATTCCTGctatatttacaacatcctgagAAACCACGGCCATGAGATTGAAAGCCCccgtgatgtgttactgagggttggtcagatggccttcacaggagtgtccgacaagaagattgtgtttacagatggagatttgatcaagtacaatctgcagccttcccagttcctgtccgggttcctgatggaacttttggagagagaggattgtTCCCGGAGCGCggtgtacacattcccacacctcaccatccaagagtttgtagcCGCACTCGCACAATTCCTGGCTCCGCATCCCGGGGATATCCTgaaactcctcactgaagcccacagcaCGACAGACGGTCGATTTGAGGTATTTCTCCAttttgttgctggtctctccTCCCCAGGGTCAGCTCGGGGGCTGGAGGAGTTTCTGGGTCCATTTCCCCATCAAACAACCTGCCGAGTGATTGactgggtgaaggaggaggtgaaacGTCAGATTGGGAACAGGTggaaggaaggaggtaaaaggagCCTCCTGAACACACTGCACTACCTGTTTGAGTCTCAGAACCCTGGGCTGACTCAGGCCGCACTGGGATCTGTGGATACTCTTTCATTCTGTGGATTGCGACTGACCCCGATTGACTGCGCCGTCCTGTCTCATGTCATTGGGCTCTGTGATACAATAAACCACCTCGATCTGGATTGCTGCTACGTTCAGTGTGAAGGGCTCCAGCGGCTGGGACCCGCGCTGCACAAATGCCGGGAGTTGAG ACTGGATAATAATAAACTCGGAGATCCGGGAGTGAAATTGGTGTCTGCGGCTCTGAGGGacccggagtgtaaaatacagagacTGGG gctgGGTGCGAACAGTCTCACACATTCCTGCACCGAGGATCTCGCTTCCGCTCTTAGTACAAACCGCTCGCTAACGAATCTGGACCTGGGTGGGAATAAACTGGGAGATTCCGGACTgaaactgctctctgcagctctgAGATACCCAGACTGTAAAATCCAGAAACTGGG gctgGGTGCCAACTGTCTCACAGATTCTTGCACCGAGCATCTCGTCTCCGTTCTCAGTGCAATCCCCTCGCTGACAGACCTGTGCCTGAGATCAAACGCCCTCACGGACCAATCTATTCCCGCACTCCGCCACCTCATCCTGACCTGCCGGAGCCTGGAACGGATCTG cagtgtgaccagaagtgaacacgatgctccaagtgtggccctcACCAATGTGTCcgacagctgcaacatcacttctcaactcctgtactcagtgccctga
- the LOC127566665 gene encoding NACHT, LRR and PYD domains-containing protein 3-like isoform X4 gives MVISTVRDRRLVLVEHELLARGREHEEWRGNHFQRKLEKIQTDQLFQSSFAQSESKSGSSAAVAGVPGIGKTTMVQKIVYDWATGKIYQHFQFVFSFKFRDLNSINCRINLRELILDQYPYFWNVLGEVWKNPEGLLFIFDGLDEFKHRLNFADSRRDTEPQHMCPDPEWWCEVSDIVYSLIQHKLLPGCSVLVTTRPTALHLLEKAEISVWAEILGFVGEERKEYFNRFFEDQTVAAAVFKHVEENEILYTMSYNPSYCWILGLALGPFFTQRHRDPQRVPKTITQLYSCYIYNILRNHGHEIESPRDVLLRVGQMAFTGVSDKKIVFTDGDLIKYNLQPSQFLSGFLMELLEREDCSRSAVYTFPHLTIQEFVAALAQFLAPHPGDILKLLTEAHSTTDGRFEVFLHFVAGLSSPGSARGLEEFLGPFPHQTTCRVIDWVKEEVKRQIGNRWKEGGKRSLLNTLHYLFESQNPGLTQAALGSVDTLSFCGLRLTPIDCAVLSHVIGLCDTINHLDLDCCYVQCEGLQRLGPALHKCRELRLDNNKLGDPGVKLVSAALRDPECKIQRLGLGANCLTDSCTEHLVSVLSAIPSLTDLCLRSNALTDQSIPALRHLILTCRSLERICSVTRSEHDAPSVALTNVSDSCNITSQLLYSVP, from the exons ATGGTCATTTCCACTGTTCGAGATCGGAGACTTGTGCTTGTGGAACACGAGCTGCTGGCAAGAGGCCGAGAACATGAGGAGTGGAGGGGTAATCATTTCCAGAGAAAGCTGGAAAAAATCCAGACTGATCAATTGTTCCAGAGCAGCTTTGCCCAGAGTGAATCCAAATCTGGGAGTTCGGCAGCAGTGGCCGGAGTTCCGGGGATCGGGAAAACAACcatggtgcaaaagattgtttatgactgggccacggggaaaatataccaacacttccagtttgtcttcagCTTCAAATTCCGGGATTTAAACTCCATTAACTGTAGAATAAACCTGAGGGAACTGATTCTGGATCAGTATCCTTACTTTTGGAATGttctgggagaggtctggaagaacCCAGAGGGATTGCTGTTTATattcgatggtttggatgaattcaagcacCGACTCAATTTTGCTGACAGTCGGAGagacacagaacctcagcacatgtgtCCAGACCCCGAGTGGTggtgtgaagtgtctgacattgtgtacagtttaatccagcacaagctgctcccagggtgttcagtgctggtgaccacccgtcccactgcgttacatttattggaaaaggcggagatcagtgtctgggctgaaatcctgggatttgttggtgaggaacggaaggaatatttcaacaggttttttgaagatcagacggtggcagcagctgttttcaaacacgtggaggagaacgagatcctgtacaccatgagctacaacccctcctactgctggatcctgggtctggcactgggccccttcttcacacaaagacacaGGGACCCGCAGCGAGTTCCCAAGACAATCACCCAACTATATTCCTGctatatttacaacatcctgagAAACCACGGCCATGAGATTGAAAGCCCccgtgatgtgttactgagggttggtcagatggccttcacaggagtgtccgacaagaagattgtgtttacagatggagatttgatcaagtacaatctgcagccttcccagttcctgtccgggttcctgatggaacttttggagagagaggattgtTCCCGGAGCGCggtgtacacattcccacacctcaccatccaagagtttgtagcCGCACTCGCACAATTCCTGGCTCCGCATCCCGGGGATATCCTgaaactcctcactgaagcccacagcaCGACAGACGGTCGATTTGAGGTATTTCTCCAttttgttgctggtctctccTCCCCAGGGTCAGCTCGGGGGCTGGAGGAGTTTCTGGGTCCATTTCCCCATCAAACAACCTGCCGAGTGATTGactgggtgaaggaggaggtgaaacGTCAGATTGGGAACAGGTggaaggaaggaggtaaaaggagCCTCCTGAACACACTGCACTACCTGTTTGAGTCTCAGAACCCTGGGCTGACTCAGGCCGCACTGGGATCTGTGGATACTCTTTCATTCTGTGGATTGCGACTGACCCCGATTGACTGCGCCGTCCTGTCTCATGTCATTGGGCTCTGTGATACAATAAACCACCTCGATCTGGATTGCTGCTACGTTCAGTGTGAAGGGCTCCAGCGGCTGGGACCCGCGCTGCACAAATGCCGGGAGTTGAG ACTGGATAATAATAAACTCGGAGATCCGGGAGTGAAATTGGTGTCTGCGGCTCTGAGGGacccggagtgtaaaatacagagacTGGG gctgGGTGCCAACTGTCTCACAGATTCTTGCACCGAGCATCTCGTCTCCGTTCTCAGTGCAATCCCCTCGCTGACAGACCTGTGCCTGAGATCAAACGCCCTCACGGACCAATCTATTCCCGCACTCCGCCACCTCATCCTGACCTGCCGGAGCCTGGAACGGATCTG cagtgtgaccagaagtgaacacgatgctccaagtgtggccctcACCAATGTGTCcgacagctgcaacatcacttctcaactcctgtactcagtgccctga
- the LOC127566665 gene encoding NACHT, LRR and PYD domains-containing protein 3-like isoform X3 translates to MVISTVRDRRLVLVEHELLARGREHEEWRGNHFQRKLEKIQTDQLFQSSFAQSESKSGSSAAVAGVPGIGKTTMVQKIVYDWATGKIYQHFQFVFSFKFRDLNSINCRINLRELILDQYPYFWNVLGEVWKNPEGLLFIFDGLDEFKHRLNFADSRRDTEPQHMCPDPEWWCEVSDIVYSLIQHKLLPGCSVLVTTRPTALHLLEKAEISVWAEILGFVGEERKEYFNRFFEDQTVAAAVFKHVEENEILYTMSYNPSYCWILGLALGPFFTQRHRDPQRVPKTITQLYSCYIYNILRNHGHEIESPRDVLLRVGQMAFTGVSDKKIVFTDGDLIKYNLQPSQFLSGFLMELLEREDCSRSAVYTFPHLTIQEFVAALAQFLAPHPGDILKLLTEAHSTTDGRFEVFLHFVAGLSSPGSARGLEEFLGPFPHQTTCRVIDWVKEEVKRQIGNRWKEGGKRSLLNTLHYLFESQNPGLTQAALGSVDTLSFCGLRLTPIDCAVLSHVIGLCDTINHLDLDCCYVQCEGLQRLGPALHKCRELRLDNNKLGDPGVKLVSAALRDPECKIQRLGLGANSLTHSCTEDLASALSTNRSLTNLDLGGNKLGDSGLKLLSAALRYPDCKIQKLGLGANCLTDSCTEHLVSVLSAIPSLTDLCLRSNALTDQSIPALRHLILTCRSLERICMVTGPSGPMSLHCPF, encoded by the exons ATGGTCATTTCCACTGTTCGAGATCGGAGACTTGTGCTTGTGGAACACGAGCTGCTGGCAAGAGGCCGAGAACATGAGGAGTGGAGGGGTAATCATTTCCAGAGAAAGCTGGAAAAAATCCAGACTGATCAATTGTTCCAGAGCAGCTTTGCCCAGAGTGAATCCAAATCTGGGAGTTCGGCAGCAGTGGCCGGAGTTCCGGGGATCGGGAAAACAACcatggtgcaaaagattgtttatgactgggccacggggaaaatataccaacacttccagtttgtcttcagCTTCAAATTCCGGGATTTAAACTCCATTAACTGTAGAATAAACCTGAGGGAACTGATTCTGGATCAGTATCCTTACTTTTGGAATGttctgggagaggtctggaagaacCCAGAGGGATTGCTGTTTATattcgatggtttggatgaattcaagcacCGACTCAATTTTGCTGACAGTCGGAGagacacagaacctcagcacatgtgtCCAGACCCCGAGTGGTggtgtgaagtgtctgacattgtgtacagtttaatccagcacaagctgctcccagggtgttcagtgctggtgaccacccgtcccactgcgttacatttattggaaaaggcggagatcagtgtctgggctgaaatcctgggatttgttggtgaggaacggaaggaatatttcaacaggttttttgaagatcagacggtggcagcagctgttttcaaacacgtggaggagaacgagatcctgtacaccatgagctacaacccctcctactgctggatcctgggtctggcactgggccccttcttcacacaaagacacaGGGACCCGCAGCGAGTTCCCAAGACAATCACCCAACTATATTCCTGctatatttacaacatcctgagAAACCACGGCCATGAGATTGAAAGCCCccgtgatgtgttactgagggttggtcagatggccttcacaggagtgtccgacaagaagattgtgtttacagatggagatttgatcaagtacaatctgcagccttcccagttcctgtccgggttcctgatggaacttttggagagagaggattgtTCCCGGAGCGCggtgtacacattcccacacctcaccatccaagagtttgtagcCGCACTCGCACAATTCCTGGCTCCGCATCCCGGGGATATCCTgaaactcctcactgaagcccacagcaCGACAGACGGTCGATTTGAGGTATTTCTCCAttttgttgctggtctctccTCCCCAGGGTCAGCTCGGGGGCTGGAGGAGTTTCTGGGTCCATTTCCCCATCAAACAACCTGCCGAGTGATTGactgggtgaaggaggaggtgaaacGTCAGATTGGGAACAGGTggaaggaaggaggtaaaaggagCCTCCTGAACACACTGCACTACCTGTTTGAGTCTCAGAACCCTGGGCTGACTCAGGCCGCACTGGGATCTGTGGATACTCTTTCATTCTGTGGATTGCGACTGACCCCGATTGACTGCGCCGTCCTGTCTCATGTCATTGGGCTCTGTGATACAATAAACCACCTCGATCTGGATTGCTGCTACGTTCAGTGTGAAGGGCTCCAGCGGCTGGGACCCGCGCTGCACAAATGCCGGGAGTTGAG ACTGGATAATAATAAACTCGGAGATCCGGGAGTGAAATTGGTGTCTGCGGCTCTGAGGGacccggagtgtaaaatacagagacTGGG gctgGGTGCGAACAGTCTCACACATTCCTGCACCGAGGATCTCGCTTCCGCTCTTAGTACAAACCGCTCGCTAACGAATCTGGACCTGGGTGGGAATAAACTGGGAGATTCCGGACTgaaactgctctctgcagctctgAGATACCCAGACTGTAAAATCCAGAAACTGGG gctgGGTGCCAACTGTCTCACAGATTCTTGCACCGAGCATCTCGTCTCCGTTCTCAGTGCAATCCCCTCGCTGACAGACCTGTGCCTGAGATCAAACGCCCTCACGGACCAATCTATTCCCGCACTCCGCCACCTCATCCTGACCTGCCGGAGCCTGGAACGGATCTG catggtaacaggcccttccggcccaatgagtctgcactgcccattttaa
- the LOC127566665 gene encoding NACHT, LRR and PYD domains-containing protein 3-like isoform X2, whose product MVISTVRDRRLVLVEHELLARGREHEEWRGNHFQRKLEKIQTDQLFQSSFAQSESKSGSSAAVAGVPGIGKTTMVQKIVYDWATGKIYQHFQFVFSFKFRDLNSINCRINLRELILDQYPYFWNVLGEVWKNPEGLLFIFDGLDEFKHRLNFADSRRDTEPQHMCPDPEWWCEVSDIVYSLIQHKLLPGCSVLVTTRPTALHLLEKAEISVWAEILGFVGEERKEYFNRFFEDQTVAAAVFKHVEENEILYTMSYNPSYCWILGLALGPFFTQRHRDPQRVPKTITQLYSCYIYNILRNHGHEIESPRDVLLRVGQMAFTGVSDKKIVFTDGDLIKYNLQPSQFLSGFLMELLEREDCSRSAVYTFPHLTIQEFVAALAQFLAPHPGDILKLLTEAHSTTDGRFEVFLHFVAGLSSPGSARGLEEFLGPFPHQTTCRVIDWVKEEVKRQIGNRWKEGGKRSLLNTLHYLFESQNPGLTQAALGSVDTLSFCGLRLTPIDCAVLSHVIGLCDTINHLDLDCCYVQCEGLQRLGPALHKCRELRLDNNKLGDPGVKLVSAALRDPECKIQRLGLGANSLTHSCTEDLASALSTNRSLTNLDLGGNKLGDSGLKLLSAALRYPDCKIQKLGLGANCLTDSCTEHLVSVLSAIPSLTDLCLRSNALTDQSIPALRHLILTCRSLERIWLERNPFSYTGAMELESLQRSRPRLSVEV is encoded by the exons ATGGTCATTTCCACTGTTCGAGATCGGAGACTTGTGCTTGTGGAACACGAGCTGCTGGCAAGAGGCCGAGAACATGAGGAGTGGAGGGGTAATCATTTCCAGAGAAAGCTGGAAAAAATCCAGACTGATCAATTGTTCCAGAGCAGCTTTGCCCAGAGTGAATCCAAATCTGGGAGTTCGGCAGCAGTGGCCGGAGTTCCGGGGATCGGGAAAACAACcatggtgcaaaagattgtttatgactgggccacggggaaaatataccaacacttccagtttgtcttcagCTTCAAATTCCGGGATTTAAACTCCATTAACTGTAGAATAAACCTGAGGGAACTGATTCTGGATCAGTATCCTTACTTTTGGAATGttctgggagaggtctggaagaacCCAGAGGGATTGCTGTTTATattcgatggtttggatgaattcaagcacCGACTCAATTTTGCTGACAGTCGGAGagacacagaacctcagcacatgtgtCCAGACCCCGAGTGGTggtgtgaagtgtctgacattgtgtacagtttaatccagcacaagctgctcccagggtgttcagtgctggtgaccacccgtcccactgcgttacatttattggaaaaggcggagatcagtgtctgggctgaaatcctgggatttgttggtgaggaacggaaggaatatttcaacaggttttttgaagatcagacggtggcagcagctgttttcaaacacgtggaggagaacgagatcctgtacaccatgagctacaacccctcctactgctggatcctgggtctggcactgggccccttcttcacacaaagacacaGGGACCCGCAGCGAGTTCCCAAGACAATCACCCAACTATATTCCTGctatatttacaacatcctgagAAACCACGGCCATGAGATTGAAAGCCCccgtgatgtgttactgagggttggtcagatggccttcacaggagtgtccgacaagaagattgtgtttacagatggagatttgatcaagtacaatctgcagccttcccagttcctgtccgggttcctgatggaacttttggagagagaggattgtTCCCGGAGCGCggtgtacacattcccacacctcaccatccaagagtttgtagcCGCACTCGCACAATTCCTGGCTCCGCATCCCGGGGATATCCTgaaactcctcactgaagcccacagcaCGACAGACGGTCGATTTGAGGTATTTCTCCAttttgttgctggtctctccTCCCCAGGGTCAGCTCGGGGGCTGGAGGAGTTTCTGGGTCCATTTCCCCATCAAACAACCTGCCGAGTGATTGactgggtgaaggaggaggtgaaacGTCAGATTGGGAACAGGTggaaggaaggaggtaaaaggagCCTCCTGAACACACTGCACTACCTGTTTGAGTCTCAGAACCCTGGGCTGACTCAGGCCGCACTGGGATCTGTGGATACTCTTTCATTCTGTGGATTGCGACTGACCCCGATTGACTGCGCCGTCCTGTCTCATGTCATTGGGCTCTGTGATACAATAAACCACCTCGATCTGGATTGCTGCTACGTTCAGTGTGAAGGGCTCCAGCGGCTGGGACCCGCGCTGCACAAATGCCGGGAGTTGAG ACTGGATAATAATAAACTCGGAGATCCGGGAGTGAAATTGGTGTCTGCGGCTCTGAGGGacccggagtgtaaaatacagagacTGGG gctgGGTGCGAACAGTCTCACACATTCCTGCACCGAGGATCTCGCTTCCGCTCTTAGTACAAACCGCTCGCTAACGAATCTGGACCTGGGTGGGAATAAACTGGGAGATTCCGGACTgaaactgctctctgcagctctgAGATACCCAGACTGTAAAATCCAGAAACTGGG gctgGGTGCCAACTGTCTCACAGATTCTTGCACCGAGCATCTCGTCTCCGTTCTCAGTGCAATCCCCTCGCTGACAGACCTGTGCCTGAGATCAAACGCCCTCACGGACCAATCTATTCCCGCACTCCGCCACCTCATCCTGACCTGCCGGAGCCTGGAACGGATCTG GCTGGAAAGGAATCCATTCAGTTACACCGGAGCCATGGAATTGGAGTCCCTCCAGCGATCCAGACCCAGACTGAGTGTGGAAGTGTGA